A portion of the Chlorocebus sabaeus isolate Y175 unplaced genomic scaffold, mChlSab1.0.hap1 unalloc_scaffold_529, whole genome shotgun sequence genome contains these proteins:
- the IL12B gene encoding interleukin-12 subunit beta has translation MCHQQLVISWFSLVFLASPLMAIWELKKDVYVVELDWYPDAPGEMVVLTCDTPEEDGITWTLDQSGEVLGSGKTLTIQVKEFGDAGQYTCHKGGEALSHSLLLLHKKEDGIWSTDILKDQKEPKNKTFLRCEAKNYSGRFTCWWLTTISNDLTFSVKSSRGSSNPQGVTCGAATLSAERVRGDNKEYEYSVECQEDSACPAAEERLPIEVMVDAIHKLKYENYTSSFFIRDIIKPDPPKNLQLKPLKNSRQVEVSWEYPDTWSTPHSYFSLTFCIQVQGKSKREKKDRIFTDKTSATVICRKNASFSVQAQDRYYSSSWSEWASVPCS, from the exons ATGTGTCACCAGCAGCTGGTCATCTCTTGGTTTTCCCTGGTTTTTCTGGCATCTCCCCTCATGGCCATATGGGAACTGAAGAAGGACG TTTATGTTGTAGAATTGGACTGGTACCCGGATGCCCCTGGAGAAATGGTGGTCCTCACCTGTGACACCCCTGAAGAAGATGGTATCACCTGGACCTTGGACCAGAGTGGTGAGGTCTTAGGCTCTGGCAAAACCCTGACCATCCAAGTCAAAGAGTTTGGAGATGCTGGCCAGTACACCTGTCACAAAGGAGGCGAGGCTCTAAGCCATTCGCTCCTGCTGCTTCACAAAAAGGAAGATGGAATTTGGTCCACTGATATTTTAAAGGACCAGAAAG AACCCAAAAATAAGACCTTTCTAAGATGCGAGGCCAAAAATTATTCTGGACGTTTCACCTGCTGGTGGCTGACGACAATCAGTAATGATCTGACATTCAGTGTCAAAAGCAGCAGAGG CTCTTCTAACCCCCAAGGGGTGACGTGTGGAGCTGCTACACTCTCTGCAGAAAGGGTCAGAGGGGACAATAAGGAGTATGAGTACTCAGTGGAGTGCCAGGAGGACAGTGCCTGCCCAGCCGCGGAGGAGAGGCTGCCCATTGAGGTCATGGTGGATGCCATTCACAAGCTCAAATATGAAAACTACACCAGCAGCTTCTTCATCAGGGACATCA TCAAACCCGACCCACCCAAGAACTTGCAGCTGAAGCCATTAAAGAATTCTCGGCAGGTGGAGGTCAGCTGGGAGTACCCTGACACCTGGAGTACTCCACATTCCTACTTCTCCCTGACATTCTGCATTCAGGTCCAGggcaagagcaagagagaaaag AAAGATAGAATCTTCACAGACAAGACCTCAGCCACGGTCATCTGCCGCAAAAATGCCAGCTTTAGCGTGCAGGCCCAGGACCGCTACTATAGCTCATCTTGGAGCGAATGGGCATCTGTGCCCTGCAGTTAG